One genomic segment of Tripterygium wilfordii isolate XIE 37 chromosome 9, ASM1340144v1, whole genome shotgun sequence includes these proteins:
- the LOC120006122 gene encoding histone acetyltransferase HAC12-like isoform X2 has protein sequence MSSASGFSLDDIIADVSALDLSLNDITNNSKNSGFGPARHVPNRGANRASPYRAPKVDISDVPTDTKDKDDILESEFLVTKLASLSLCQGNNYQHDIFQRAKHLLSCKACHLDIEWRCKVCPECNAYYQQDHKLTKDPSNTMAELDTQNKESRQIRVVQVTIILFLKFCILDCLPTSHFS, from the exons ATGTCGAGCGCTTCAGGTTTTTCTCTGGACGATATCATTGCAGATGTAAGCGCTTTAGATTTGTCTCTAAATGATATCACCAACAACAGCAAAAACTCCGGATTCGGTCCAGCCCGACACGTCCCCAACCGCGGCGCCAATCGAGCTTCTCCGTATAGGGCCCCGAAG GTGGATATAAGTGATGTACCTACTGATACGAAGGATAAAGATGATATTCTTGAAAGTGAATTCCTTGTCACGAAACTGGCATCCTTAAGTCTCTGTCAAGGAAACAACTATCAGCATGATATATTTCAGCGAGCTAAACATTTGTTATCATGCAAGGCATGCCATCTGGACATCGAATGGCGCTGTAAAGTTTGTCCCGAATGCAATGCTTATTATCAACAGGATCATAAGTTGACAAAGGATCCTTCCAATACCATGGCTGAGCTTGATACTCAAAATAAAGAATCTAGGCAGATTCGTGTTGTTCAG GTaactattatattatttttaaagttttgtaTTCTTGATTGTTTACCAACTTCTCATTTTTCTTAA
- the LOC120006122 gene encoding histone acetyltransferase HAC1-like isoform X1, translating into MSSASGFSLDDIIADVSALDLSLNDITNNSKNSGFGPARHVPNRGANRASPYRAPKVDISDVPTDTKDKDDILESEFLVTKLASLSLCQGNNYQHDIFQRAKHLLSCKACHLDIEWRCKVCPECNAYYQQDHKLTKDPSNTMAELDTQNKESRQIRVVQIGILLHLIVHVSQCRTLQCQDPNCRKVRWLYRHLVQCRTTASRGCVLCKKMWSLLLVHAATCKESECHVPRCRDLKERLNAIKVAANQKRE; encoded by the exons ATGTCGAGCGCTTCAGGTTTTTCTCTGGACGATATCATTGCAGATGTAAGCGCTTTAGATTTGTCTCTAAATGATATCACCAACAACAGCAAAAACTCCGGATTCGGTCCAGCCCGACACGTCCCCAACCGCGGCGCCAATCGAGCTTCTCCGTATAGGGCCCCGAAG GTGGATATAAGTGATGTACCTACTGATACGAAGGATAAAGATGATATTCTTGAAAGTGAATTCCTTGTCACGAAACTGGCATCCTTAAGTCTCTGTCAAGGAAACAACTATCAGCATGATATATTTCAGCGAGCTAAACATTTGTTATCATGCAAGGCATGCCATCTGGACATCGAATGGCGCTGTAAAGTTTGTCCCGAATGCAATGCTTATTATCAACAGGATCATAAGTTGACAAAGGATCCTTCCAATACCATGGCTGAGCTTGATACTCAAAATAAAGAATCTAGGCAGATTCGTGTTGTTCAG ATTGGGATATTGCTCCATCTTATAGTGCACGTATCTCAGTGTCGTACTCTACAATGCCAAGATCCAAATTGTCGTAAGGTGAGGTGGCTCTATCGGCACTTGGTACAATGCAGGACAACTGCATCTAGAGGATGTGTTCTTTGTAAGAAAATGTGGTCTCTATTGTTAGTTCATGCAGCGACATGCAAAGAATCTGAATGCCATGTGCCACGTTGCAG AGATCTAAAAGAACGCTTAAACGCCATCAAAGTCGCAGCAAATCAAAAGAGGGAATGA